A part of Chthonomonadales bacterium genomic DNA contains:
- a CDS encoding ABC transporter ATP-binding protein: MTPLLSLERVTKRFGGLAAVSGVDLRIGVGELVGLIGPNGAGKTTLFNLLTGVYAPTEGRIALAGRAIQGARPSQVTALGAARTFQSSRLFRHLTAMDNVLVAAHLRGHAGLVDAILHTPRLRRADARLAERAIEVLRKVNLEHAANAIAGDLPYGLQRRLEIARALATQPRLLLLDEPAAGMNPQEKAELASLIESIRQSTDLSILLIEHDMRVVMGICERIYVLDYGEVIAEGDPATIRANPKVVAAYLGQETA, encoded by the coding sequence ATGACGCCGCTGCTCAGCCTGGAGCGCGTGACGAAGCGCTTCGGAGGGTTGGCCGCCGTCAGTGGCGTGGACCTCCGGATCGGGGTGGGGGAGCTTGTCGGGCTCATCGGGCCCAACGGGGCCGGCAAGACCACCTTGTTTAACCTGTTGACCGGCGTCTACGCGCCGACCGAGGGCCGTATTGCGCTCGCCGGCCGCGCGATCCAAGGCGCGCGGCCTAGCCAGGTCACGGCGCTCGGCGCCGCCCGCACGTTCCAGAGTAGCCGCCTGTTCCGCCACCTGACGGCGATGGACAACGTGCTCGTCGCGGCGCACCTGCGCGGCCATGCGGGCCTGGTAGACGCCATTCTGCACACGCCGCGGCTCCGGCGCGCCGACGCTCGGCTCGCCGAGCGGGCGATCGAGGTGCTTCGCAAGGTGAACCTGGAGCACGCGGCGAACGCGATCGCGGGCGATCTTCCCTACGGTCTCCAGCGTCGCCTCGAGATCGCGCGCGCTCTCGCTACGCAGCCCCGGCTTCTGCTTCTGGATGAGCCGGCCGCCGGAATGAACCCGCAGGAGAAGGCGGAGCTCGCATCGCTGATCGAGAGCATCCGCCAGAGCACGGACCTGAGCATCTTGCTGATCGAGCACGACATGCGCGTGGTCATGGGCATCTGCGAGCGGATCTACGTGCTGGACTACGGTGAGGTGATCGCCGAGGGCGACCCGGCGACCATCCGGGCGAATCCGAAGGTCGTTGCCGCCTACCTTGGCCAGGAGACGGCCTGA
- a CDS encoding YfhO family protein, translating to MGGQALYWGDLSLYFYPLAARVSEALRSGRLPLWNPYVLCGQPLLANPQSSVLYPTTALLPVVPPWLHMTLNAAIHLFAGGVGAYLLLLRLARDRWGALLGAIAYAGSGYMVARLQFPPMVQSAAYLPWLLVFADRAIARASPGRGALLALATALCLIAGHPQVAYMSLGATAAFVTARLLRVRAHGGPARAALWRVVGWTSIGAAAALVQLIPSAELLQHSAREDITLRQANRFVFLPEHLVNFVAPGYFGDPAHGNFWGVGNRWEPCVYQGLVPLALAAWVTVRLWRRAAVAFFAWLGIVGVWLAFGRYGGLYLAAYYVVPGVAKFHDPARFTFLATIAISALAALGMRALRERGAPRALRIVLVVATAADLAWFGAHTNPGIDPVALAYRPSALAAAPTAEEGRAFTAERQAVWDRYLSYADYGPDSAQYAHELADTLAPNIGMRFGVAEASGYEPVPIRRVTEVDSLVRDALERRSASLGRLLALFNARLLLLPEATRYAHPDLRPRPASGVRMLAVRDPAPRAWLVRRTRRVDGDARSLAAIASPEFRPRREAIVSDAPGLPETLSAGDANAAPVSTAMRPAGYALGADCGDRPAFLVISAACYPGWAALVDGAPGRLIRTNHAFLGIALGPGNHRVELAYQPQTLRAALYCALAGLGAIVVGLTAGLCARPPRRRRPRVPGAEDSAGLRRT from the coding sequence ATGGGCGGCCAGGCTCTTTACTGGGGCGACCTGTCACTCTACTTCTACCCGCTCGCCGCCCGCGTCTCGGAGGCCCTTCGCTCCGGCCGCCTTCCACTCTGGAACCCGTATGTGCTCTGCGGACAGCCGCTGCTCGCGAACCCGCAGAGCTCGGTGCTTTACCCGACGACCGCCCTCCTGCCCGTGGTCCCGCCGTGGCTTCACATGACGCTCAATGCCGCCATCCATCTGTTCGCCGGCGGGGTGGGCGCCTACCTGCTCCTCCTCCGTCTGGCGAGGGACCGGTGGGGAGCGCTGCTCGGGGCCATCGCGTATGCCGGGAGCGGCTACATGGTCGCGCGGCTTCAGTTTCCGCCCATGGTGCAGTCGGCGGCGTACCTGCCCTGGCTGCTGGTGTTTGCGGACCGCGCCATCGCGCGCGCGTCGCCGGGGCGCGGCGCGCTCCTGGCGCTCGCCACGGCGCTCTGCCTGATTGCCGGGCATCCGCAGGTGGCCTACATGAGCCTGGGCGCCACCGCGGCGTTCGTGACCGCCCGCCTGCTCCGCGTGCGCGCCCACGGAGGTCCGGCCCGCGCGGCGCTCTGGCGCGTCGTCGGCTGGACCTCGATCGGCGCGGCGGCCGCCCTGGTCCAGCTCATCCCGTCCGCCGAGTTGCTCCAGCACTCCGCCCGCGAGGACATCACGTTGCGGCAGGCGAATCGGTTCGTCTTCCTGCCAGAGCACCTCGTCAACTTCGTGGCGCCCGGCTACTTCGGGGACCCGGCGCACGGCAACTTTTGGGGCGTGGGAAATCGGTGGGAGCCATGTGTCTACCAAGGGCTTGTCCCACTCGCGCTTGCCGCCTGGGTCACCGTGCGGCTCTGGCGCCGCGCCGCCGTCGCGTTCTTCGCGTGGCTGGGCATCGTGGGCGTCTGGCTTGCGTTCGGCCGCTACGGCGGGCTCTATCTCGCCGCCTACTACGTGGTGCCCGGCGTCGCGAAGTTCCACGACCCGGCGCGGTTCACGTTCCTGGCAACGATCGCGATCAGTGCGCTAGCGGCGCTTGGAATGCGCGCGCTACGGGAGCGCGGCGCGCCCCGCGCGCTCCGCATCGTCCTTGTCGTGGCCACCGCGGCCGACCTCGCCTGGTTCGGAGCCCATACCAACCCGGGCATCGATCCCGTGGCCCTGGCCTATCGTCCGAGCGCGCTTGCCGCCGCGCCGACGGCCGAGGAGGGCCGCGCGTTCACGGCCGAGCGCCAGGCCGTGTGGGACCGCTACCTGAGCTACGCCGACTACGGGCCGGACAGCGCGCAATACGCCCACGAGCTCGCCGACACCCTCGCCCCGAACATCGGCATGCGCTTCGGCGTCGCGGAGGCCAGCGGCTACGAGCCGGTTCCCATTCGCCGCGTCACCGAGGTCGACAGCCTGGTTCGCGACGCATTGGAGCGGCGATCCGCCAGTCTTGGGCGGCTGCTGGCGCTGTTCAACGCGCGGTTGCTTCTGCTGCCCGAGGCGACGCGGTACGCCCACCCCGACCTGCGCCCGCGTCCAGCGTCCGGCGTCCGGATGCTTGCCGTTCGCGATCCCGCGCCCCGAGCATGGCTCGTGCGCCGAACCCGGCGTGTGGACGGCGACGCGCGCTCGCTGGCAGCCATCGCGTCGCCCGAGTTTCGTCCGCGTCGAGAGGCGATCGTCTCCGACGCGCCAGGGCTCCCAGAGACGCTGTCGGCCGGCGACGCCAACGCCGCACCGGTCTCGACGGCGATGCGCCCGGCCGGGTACGCTTTGGGCGCCGACTGCGGTGATCGCCCGGCCTTCCTGGTCATCTCGGCTGCATGCTATCCCGGCTGGGCGGCGCTCGTGGACGGCGCGCCCGGCCGCCTGATTCGCACCAACCATGCGTTCCTGGGGATCGCCCTGGGCCCCGGCAACCACCGCGTCGAGCTCGCCTACCAACCTCAGACGCTGCGGGCCGCGCTGTACTGCGCGCTGGCCGGCCTTGGCGCGATCGTCGTCGGGCTGACGGCCGGCCTGTGCGCCCGGCCGCCCCGGCGCCGCCGCCCGCGCGTACCGGGGGCAGAGGATTCGGCGGGGTTGCGGAGAACCTAA
- the gcvT gene encoding glycine cleavage system aminomethyltransferase GcvT, which produces MGTDDLRRTPLWDVHRALGARMVPFAGWEMPVQYAGILDEARAVRRGVGLFDISHMGRLQLRGDGATDLLERLTPNDVGGLAEGQAHYSLLTNEVGGIRDDIIIYREGGETFLVVVNASNRAADLEWLRASAPTGTELADETEATAMIAVQGPGAAALLGSLSGDVAPRMPRFAHRRLALAGVDATCCRTGYTGEDGFELIMPAAGGPAVWEALRSSGGVPCGLGARDALRIEAGFPLYGHEIDETTTPVEAGLMWVVKLDKGPFVGRDAIAEAKRRGAARRLMGLVMDDRAIPRQGYTLYVDRQPVGNVTSGVFSPARGRALGMAYVEAAHAASGTRVEVEIRGSRHLARLVPKKSLLQT; this is translated from the coding sequence ATGGGGACCGACGATCTGCGCCGCACTCCCCTCTGGGATGTCCACCGCGCGCTCGGCGCGCGCATGGTGCCCTTCGCTGGTTGGGAGATGCCGGTGCAGTACGCGGGCATTCTGGACGAGGCGAGGGCAGTTCGGAGGGGCGTCGGGCTGTTCGACATCAGCCACATGGGGCGGCTTCAGTTGCGAGGCGACGGCGCCACGGACCTGCTCGAACGGCTGACGCCCAACGACGTGGGCGGGCTGGCCGAGGGTCAGGCGCACTACTCCCTGCTCACCAACGAGGTTGGCGGCATCCGCGATGACATCATCATCTACCGCGAGGGCGGGGAGACGTTTCTGGTCGTGGTAAACGCGAGCAACCGCGCGGCAGACTTGGAGTGGCTGCGGGCGAGCGCACCGACCGGTACGGAGCTCGCCGACGAGACCGAGGCCACCGCGATGATCGCGGTCCAGGGACCGGGGGCGGCAGCGCTGCTGGGATCGCTGAGTGGCGATGTTGCACCCCGCATGCCACGCTTCGCGCATCGTCGCCTCGCCCTGGCCGGTGTCGACGCGACCTGCTGTCGCACCGGCTATACCGGCGAGGACGGCTTCGAGCTGATCATGCCGGCTGCGGGCGGACCGGCCGTGTGGGAGGCTTTGCGGAGCAGCGGGGGCGTGCCCTGCGGGCTGGGCGCGCGCGACGCTCTGCGCATCGAGGCGGGGTTCCCACTGTACGGTCATGAGATCGACGAGACGACGACGCCCGTGGAGGCCGGGCTGATGTGGGTGGTCAAGCTGGACAAGGGCCCGTTCGTGGGGCGCGACGCGATCGCGGAGGCGAAGCGGCGCGGCGCCGCGCGGCGCCTGATGGGCCTGGTGATGGACGATCGGGCCATCCCCCGGCAGGGGTATACTCTCTACGTTGACCGCCAACCTGTCGGGAACGTGACGAGCGGGGTCTTCTCCCCCGCGCGCGGCCGCGCCCTGGGCATGGCCTACGTGGAGGCCGCGCACGCCGCGAGCGGGACGCGTGTGGAGGTCGAGATCCGCGGATCGCGCCACCTCGCGCGGCTCGTGCCCAAGAAGTCGCTGCTCCAGACCTGA
- a CDS encoding ABC transporter substrate-binding protein, translating into MTIGHWRLLGPLAVCLALALAGGCKSSRPGGATGTEIVVGEYESLTGTTATFGTSTHNGVELGIDEVNAAGGVKGKPIRLITEDDQSKPDVARTVVTKLVTQDKVTAVLGEVASTRSIAAAPVCEQYKVPMISPASTNPELTKKGEFIFRVCFTDDFQAAVVAHFAHDQGYRRAAIFKDIKNDYSVAFADNFAREFQRLGGTIVGEQTYQEGDTDFKAQLNSLKTENPDTVLVPGYYSEVGTIARQAREIGLKVPLLGGDGWDSPKLVPGAGRALEGCFFSNHYFSTELKDPDVQRFISAYTQKYGDKPDALAALGYDAARLLADAMKRAKSLDGPTLRDAIAATTDFPGVTGKITLNANRNARKAALILQIRGDSFHIYRVYTPEQVGQ; encoded by the coding sequence ATGACCATCGGGCATTGGCGGCTCCTTGGGCCGCTGGCGGTCTGCCTTGCGCTCGCGTTGGCGGGCGGGTGCAAGAGCTCGCGGCCGGGCGGGGCGACCGGCACCGAGATCGTGGTGGGGGAGTACGAGTCGCTCACGGGGACGACGGCGACCTTTGGCACGTCGACGCATAACGGGGTCGAGCTGGGGATCGACGAGGTAAACGCGGCCGGCGGCGTCAAGGGCAAGCCGATTCGCCTGATCACCGAGGACGACCAGAGCAAGCCGGACGTGGCCCGCACCGTGGTGACCAAGCTCGTGACGCAGGACAAGGTGACCGCCGTGCTCGGAGAGGTCGCGAGCACGCGCAGCATCGCCGCGGCGCCGGTATGCGAGCAGTACAAGGTGCCGATGATCAGCCCGGCCTCGACGAACCCCGAGCTCACGAAGAAGGGGGAGTTCATCTTTCGCGTCTGCTTCACGGATGACTTCCAGGCCGCCGTCGTGGCGCACTTCGCCCACGACCAGGGCTACCGGCGCGCGGCGATCTTCAAGGACATCAAGAACGACTACAGCGTGGCGTTCGCCGACAACTTCGCCAGGGAGTTTCAGCGCCTCGGCGGCACGATCGTGGGGGAGCAGACCTACCAGGAGGGCGACACGGACTTCAAGGCGCAGCTCAACAGCCTGAAGACGGAGAACCCGGACACCGTGCTCGTGCCGGGCTACTACAGCGAGGTGGGCACGATCGCCCGCCAGGCTCGCGAGATCGGGCTGAAGGTGCCGCTCCTCGGAGGCGACGGGTGGGACTCGCCGAAGCTGGTGCCGGGGGCCGGCAGGGCACTGGAGGGCTGCTTCTTCAGCAATCACTACTTCTCAACCGAGCTGAAGGACCCCGACGTGCAACGCTTTATCAGCGCGTACACCCAGAAGTACGGCGACAAGCCGGATGCGCTCGCGGCCCTCGGCTACGACGCCGCGCGGCTGCTCGCCGACGCGATGAAGCGGGCGAAGTCGTTGGATGGCCCCACTCTTCGCGATGCGATCGCCGCCACGACCGACTTCCCGGGCGTGACCGGCAAGATCACGCTGAACGCCAACCGTAACGCGCGCAAAGCCGCGCTGATCCTCCAGATCCGCGGCGACTCGTTCCACATCTACCGTGTCTATACGCCCGAGCAGGTCGGGCAGTAG
- a CDS encoding branched-chain amino acid ABC transporter permease, giving the protein MRWLAGKVVSALAVLATLSVASTLLTRYMDTYYFVVLIQCGIAITLAVSLNLINGITGQFSIGHAGFYAIGAYVGAAWTVLWRPALVGLFPVLEIGTLSGDALNLCLAVVLGAVAAGIAGFVVGLPSLRLRGDYLAILTLGFGEVIRVVLLNLDSVGGARGLSGIPTLVSAHELAVFWVFLLVVAVVALSRNLMRTVRGLTWLAVREDEIAAEAMGVGTTSVKVTAFIIGSGFAGAAGVLYAHYFTGISPDVFGMDVSIIITTMVVLGGSGSVTGSILAASLLTATPELLRGLVPMLKDYRLVIFSTMLVVVMLTRPQGLFGHGEIGYATARGLLRRLRRAPSSAGG; this is encoded by the coding sequence ATGCGCTGGCTTGCCGGCAAGGTGGTCTCCGCGCTTGCCGTGCTGGCGACGCTCTCTGTCGCGAGCACCCTGCTGACGCGCTACATGGACACCTACTACTTCGTGGTGCTGATCCAGTGTGGCATCGCGATCACGCTCGCCGTGAGCCTCAACCTCATCAACGGCATCACGGGGCAGTTCAGTATTGGCCATGCCGGCTTCTACGCGATCGGAGCCTACGTTGGAGCGGCGTGGACCGTTCTGTGGCGGCCGGCGCTCGTCGGCCTGTTCCCGGTGCTCGAGATCGGCACCCTGAGCGGCGACGCGCTGAACCTGTGTCTCGCGGTGGTGCTCGGCGCCGTCGCCGCGGGCATCGCCGGCTTCGTCGTGGGGCTGCCGTCGCTGCGCCTTCGCGGCGACTACCTCGCGATCCTGACGCTTGGCTTCGGCGAGGTGATCCGCGTCGTGCTGCTGAACCTCGACTCCGTCGGCGGCGCTCGCGGCTTGAGCGGAATCCCGACTCTCGTGTCCGCCCACGAGCTCGCCGTCTTCTGGGTCTTTCTGCTCGTGGTGGCGGTCGTGGCGCTGAGCCGCAACCTGATGCGGACGGTGCGCGGGCTCACCTGGCTGGCGGTGCGCGAGGACGAGATCGCCGCCGAGGCGATGGGCGTGGGAACGACGAGCGTGAAGGTAACCGCGTTCATCATCGGCTCGGGCTTCGCTGGCGCCGCGGGCGTGCTCTACGCCCACTACTTCACCGGCATCAGCCCGGACGTTTTCGGCATGGACGTCTCGATCATCATTACGACGATGGTGGTGTTGGGCGGCAGCGGAAGCGTGACCGGATCCATTCTGGCCGCTTCGCTCCTGACGGCCACGCCCGAGTTGCTGCGCGGGCTGGTGCCGATGCTGAAGGACTACCGGCTCGTCATCTTCTCCACGATGCTCGTGGTCGTCATGCTCACACGGCCCCAGGGGCTCTTCGGCCACGGCGAGATCGGCTACGCCACGGCGCGGGGCCTGCTGCGCCGGCTCCGTCGTGCTCCCTCGAGCGCGGGCGGATGA
- the gcvH gene encoding glycine cleavage system protein GcvH: MSTPSELKYARTHEWVRVEGAVATIGITEHAQAELGDVVYVELPEVGRVLARDEVFGTIESVKAVSDLYSPVSGEVVEANAALPDATETVNQDPYGAGWLMRVRMADPTELEQLLDAAGYERSLEETGH, from the coding sequence ATGTCGACTCCCAGCGAGTTGAAGTACGCCAGGACGCACGAGTGGGTTCGCGTGGAGGGCGCTGTCGCCACCATCGGCATCACGGAGCACGCGCAGGCCGAGCTCGGCGATGTGGTCTACGTCGAGCTGCCGGAGGTCGGGCGCGTGTTGGCGCGCGACGAGGTGTTCGGAACGATCGAGAGCGTCAAGGCGGTGTCGGACCTCTACAGCCCGGTCAGCGGTGAGGTCGTCGAGGCCAACGCGGCGCTGCCAGACGCCACCGAGACGGTGAACCAGGACCCGTATGGCGCGGGATGGCTGATGCGCGTGCGGATGGCCGACCCTACCGAGCTCGAGCAGCTTCTGGACGCGGCCGGCTACGAGCGGTCGCTGGAGGAGACCGGGCATTGA
- a CDS encoding ABC transporter ATP-binding protein: MLDLERVNVRYGAVQALKEVSLGVEAGEIVTMIGANGAGKTTTIRAISGLVRPTSGRIVFEGSDIIGLPPHELVARGICQSPEGRRVFADMSVRENLELGAYTRHRDASGVRADMERVFALFPRLEERVRQLAGTLSGGEQQMLAMGRALMARPRLLLLDEPSLGLAPFLVRQIFQIIGDINRQGVTILLVEQNAFQALRVASRGYVLETGEVVLADTAARLLEDDSVRKAYLGE, from the coding sequence ATGCTCGATCTCGAGCGCGTCAACGTCCGCTACGGCGCGGTCCAGGCGCTCAAGGAGGTCAGCCTCGGCGTCGAGGCGGGCGAGATCGTGACCATGATCGGCGCCAACGGCGCAGGCAAGACGACCACCATACGGGCCATCTCGGGCCTGGTGCGGCCCACGAGCGGCCGCATCGTGTTCGAAGGATCGGACATCATCGGCTTGCCGCCGCATGAGCTCGTGGCCCGGGGCATCTGCCAGTCGCCGGAGGGGCGCCGCGTCTTCGCGGATATGAGCGTGCGCGAGAACCTGGAACTGGGCGCCTATACACGTCATCGCGACGCGTCGGGCGTTCGCGCGGACATGGAGCGGGTCTTTGCCCTGTTTCCCCGCCTGGAGGAGCGTGTGCGGCAGCTCGCGGGCACGCTCTCGGGCGGCGAGCAGCAGATGCTCGCGATGGGGCGGGCCCTCATGGCGCGGCCGCGCCTTCTGCTCCTCGACGAGCCGTCGCTGGGCCTGGCGCCGTTTCTGGTGCGGCAGATCTTCCAGATCATCGGCGACATCAACCGGCAGGGCGTCACAATCCTGCTGGTGGAGCAGAACGCCTTCCAGGCGCTGCGCGTGGCCTCCCGCGGCTACGTGCTCGAGACCGGCGAGGTCGTGCTTGCCGACACCGCCGCGCGGCTGCTGGAAGACGATTCGGTGCGCAAGGCCTACCTGGGCGAGTAG
- a CDS encoding CBS domain-containing protein, whose amino-acid sequence MKVLEIMKTHVIKAEADATLCDVVDMMDLYQISGLPVVDGEDRLLGVVTEYDVIEALLKPYAGESPSSSPEAFAALVAQLRGRVVGEAMSRPAIAVDESDSVVDAAQLMLSRHVKRLPVTAGGRLVGILSRIDICQAILEGQLAAPAREAEEPPAGAKQEDTAP is encoded by the coding sequence GTGAAAGTGCTCGAGATTATGAAGACCCACGTCATCAAGGCGGAGGCGGACGCCACGCTCTGTGACGTGGTGGATATGATGGACCTGTATCAGATCAGCGGACTTCCGGTCGTGGACGGGGAGGACCGTCTGCTCGGGGTCGTCACCGAGTACGACGTGATCGAGGCGCTCCTGAAGCCCTATGCCGGCGAGTCCCCATCCTCATCGCCCGAGGCGTTCGCCGCGCTCGTGGCACAGCTTAGGGGACGGGTCGTCGGCGAGGCGATGAGCCGACCGGCCATCGCCGTGGACGAGAGCGACAGCGTCGTTGATGCGGCCCAGTTGATGCTCAGCCGGCACGTGAAGCGCCTGCCCGTCACTGCGGGAGGGCGTCTGGTGGGCATCCTGAGCCGCATCGACATCTGCCAGGCCATTCTGGAGGGCCAGCTAGCGGCGCCGGCCCGCGAAGCCGAGGAGCCGCCAGCCGGCGCCAAACAGGAGGACACTGCTCCATGA
- a CDS encoding branched-chain amino acid ABC transporter permease, translated as MQAFVQQLIYGVQLGSLYALIALGYTMVYGVLRLINFAHGDVYMVGAFVGYYACTRWLPFRDIAAFPDAAARNIALLVVVLGLAMALCAVLGVVIERFAYRPLRNGLHAADAHFWGLVIAIPAAGAIASLRTPTGLAAFAVLGVGFGFALRPVMAWITRRSPPSPSRLNALITAIGVSLVLENGGLVVFGANPNFIPTLVPERTFHLPGAVQVGSSQLAILLVSLALMAGLRHIVLFTRRGKAMRAIAHDIEAAKLMGIDTDRVISFTFALGAALAGAGGVMVAALTHVKITPLFGLQPGIKAFVAAVLGGAGNIPGAALGGILMGLAEAFVAGSQYSTFRDAIAFCILIVILLVRPAGLLGRNVPEKV; from the coding sequence ATGCAGGCGTTCGTCCAGCAGCTCATCTACGGCGTACAACTCGGCAGCCTGTACGCGCTGATCGCTCTGGGCTACACGATGGTGTATGGCGTCCTGCGCCTCATCAACTTCGCGCACGGCGACGTGTACATGGTGGGCGCCTTCGTCGGCTACTACGCCTGCACCCGGTGGCTTCCCTTCCGGGACATCGCGGCGTTTCCGGACGCCGCCGCGCGCAACATCGCCCTGCTGGTGGTCGTGCTCGGCCTGGCGATGGCGCTCTGCGCCGTGCTCGGGGTGGTGATCGAGCGCTTCGCCTACCGCCCGCTGCGGAACGGACTGCATGCAGCCGACGCCCACTTCTGGGGCCTCGTGATCGCGATCCCCGCCGCCGGCGCCATCGCCTCGCTCCGTACGCCGACCGGGCTTGCGGCTTTCGCCGTGCTGGGCGTCGGCTTCGGTTTCGCGTTGCGGCCCGTGATGGCCTGGATCACCCGGCGCTCGCCGCCGTCGCCGTCGCGGCTCAACGCCCTGATCACGGCCATCGGCGTCTCGCTGGTGCTCGAGAACGGCGGCCTCGTCGTCTTCGGCGCCAACCCCAACTTCATCCCGACCCTGGTCCCGGAGCGCACGTTTCATCTACCCGGAGCGGTGCAGGTTGGGAGCTCGCAGCTCGCCATCCTCCTGGTTTCTCTGGCGCTCATGGCCGGCCTGCGGCACATCGTGTTGTTCACGCGCCGTGGCAAGGCCATGCGCGCGATCGCCCACGACATCGAGGCCGCAAAGCTGATGGGGATCGACACGGACCGCGTGATCTCCTTCACCTTCGCCCTCGGCGCGGCACTGGCGGGCGCGGGCGGCGTGATGGTGGCGGCGCTCACGCACGTGAAGATCACCCCGCTCTTTGGCCTTCAGCCCGGGATCAAGGCGTTCGTGGCCGCGGTCCTCGGCGGGGCCGGCAACATCCCCGGCGCGGCGCTCGGCGGCATCCTGATGGGTCTCGCGGAGGCATTCGTTGCCGGCTCACAGTACTCCACCTTTCGCGATGCCATCGCTTTCTGCATCCTGATCGTCATCCTGCTGGTGCGGCCGGCCGGGCTCCTCGGCCGCAATGTGCCGGAGAAGGTGTAG